CAGTTCTAGCTACGATTTCGTTGCCTAGTCAGATGTTGATTTTTATAGAGTATAACGATGTCCTAACCTTTATTCCATTCACTATACATGCCGAAAAGGATTGGTTGATACAGTTGAAGCCTCAATCGTAATGTCCCAACCTTCTTCTATTTTCCATTTCTGTAATTCTTGGGCAATTTTTTCTACAAATAGTACCTCAATATGATGCCCTGGATCAATAGCAAGCAAGCCCTGTGTTAACATTTCTTGAGCCGTATGGTAGTAAATATCTCCTGTGATATAGACATCCGCTGCTTTTGCAAGTGCTGCCTTATAAAAACTGCCACCACTACCACCACAAATAGCCACCCGTTCTACATATTGTTGAGCTTGATGGCCGTAAGTCACCAAGCGAACCGCATCTAAACCAAAGACTCGCTTCACCTTGAGCGCCAATTCTTCTAGAGTCTGCTGCTCAACCCTTCCAATCCGACCAAGCCCATGACCTTCCTGCGTTTCGTGCAGATAGTCTGTATCCTTGATATCTAATAGGTCACAAAACCAGTCATTTAGCCCACCCGAAACCACATCAATATCGGTATGGCTGACATAGACTGCAATATCATGCT
Above is a window of Streptococcus sp. zg-86 DNA encoding:
- a CDS encoding Nif3-like dinuclear metal center hexameric protein; this translates as MLASKVIERYQAFCPPSLSMEGDVSGLQIGTLNKDIQTVMVALDIRETTVAEAIDKKVDLIIVKHAPIFRPLKDLVADDLQTKICLDLIKHDIAVYVSHTDIDVVSGGLNDWFCDLLDIKDTDYLHETQEGHGLGRIGRVEQQTLEELALKVKRVFGLDAVRLVTYGHQAQQYVERVAICGGSGGSFYKAALAKAADVYITGDIYYHTAQEMLTQGLLAIDPGHHIEVLFVEKIAQELQKWKIEEGWDITIEASTVSTNPFRHV